In Aulosira sp. FACHB-615, the DNA window TCTACCACAGCCATAAACTTGATCGTGAATGTCATTTTGGCGTAGGGCGTACCACCAAGTAGCGGCGTTGACAGCAATTACTGGTTTAGCGATCGCTCGCTCCATTTCATCCGCCAATCGGAGCATACTTAAATTAGTCCCCATCTGTACAATTGCCTCTACATCATCGCCATCAAGTTCCTGAAGATGTATTCTTAAAGTATTTTCAGATACCTCTGCAATGGAAATAGCCGTAGGACAACGGAGACTTTTAAGGCGAACAACTTCTATACCAATGTCACTAAAAAAGCGGCGGATTCTTTCATCAGCTACAGCTTGGTAAGGGGTAATGACAGCGATTTTCTTTACTTGCAAGGCTGTCAGTGCTACCTGATATGCCGAAGCACAAGAAGCCACCTTGATACCAGCATAATCTTCAACTCGCTTGATAAACTCGATGTTGCCTGTTTTACCTTCCCAAAAAGTTTCCGCACTCATCGCCATAATTAGGTAATCGACACCCGCAGTCATCACCCGATCAATTGCCGAAAACATTTCTTGGGCGATCGCCTCCAAAAGCTGTACCATCTTTTCATCACTACTCAAATCCTGGTTCCTCAGATAAATCCGCGATGTATGAGAAGTTACCCCAGGCACAGCCATTGTATGAAAATCAGGTTCGACAATCGTATTTGTACTAGGCGCAAGCACGCCAAATTTTTTTCGCCATCCTAACGCATCTGTCATTGTTCACTACTCAGTACATAAAAGATT includes these proteins:
- a CDS encoding arylmalonate decarboxylase, which encodes MTDALGWRKKFGVLAPSTNTIVEPDFHTMAVPGVTSHTSRIYLRNQDLSSDEKMVQLLEAIAQEMFSAIDRVMTAGVDYLIMAMSAETFWEGKTGNIEFIKRVEDYAGIKVASCASAYQVALTALQVKKIAVITPYQAVADERIRRFFSDIGIEVVRLKSLRCPTAISIAEVSENTLRIHLQELDGDDVEAIVQMGTNLSMLRLADEMERAIAKPVIAVNAATWWYALRQNDIHDQVYGCGRLLREF